The window TAtactctgaaaagtccccagaattccaaatgtcacattcTCAGAacctatctgcagctggcaaaatcacgcccttgctagagcacaaggcaaatcgtagtcagctgctgtggacaatctgaagcagccccatgtcCCACAcgtgggattaaaatgaaaacacattcttataatattgctgttttttttaaaattattttaatcttttgtgcattggtgttttgcttgcatgtatgtctgtggagATGTGAGATCATGTGGTTACAGACACTTGTAAGCTgacatgtagatgctgggaattgaacctggatcctctggaagaacagtcagtgttcttacctgctgagctatctcactagcACCCATATTGCTGTGTTTTTAaatgaaaccaaaattctcactgcaGAAAGTTGTCATTATGGAAGATAGTACCAGAACTAGACATGATGTCTCTTTCAaccttgagaggctgaggcaggaagattaagagtttgaggccaatctgggctacataacaagacacACATTTCAAAACACTAAAAGCTGGGCCTAGGTATGGTGACTCAAGGCCTGTAATTTCAGTTTCtatggaggctgaagcaggaagatcatagATTGAAGCTCACCTGAGCTACATGTTAAGTTCAGGGCCAACTTGTGAGTCTTAgaaagacagtgtctcaaaataaaaagacagtgATAGGGACATAGTTCAGTAGTAGAGAACTTGCCTGAATTCAATTTCTAGCAATATTTGGCTGGGAAGAGTGAAGGGGCTATAAAAGGTGTATTATTGGGCATATAATACATAGAAGTACAAAGTATTTTTCAACCACAGCACAAAGAACAAAGCCAAGATTCATAtttgcagtctttttttttttttctgtctctgagttACAACTGTGACTTCTTCCAGAATGTGCCCTTTGGTGCTGGAGTTGGGGTACTGGTGTCTAACTTAGTTGTGGTTCTAGGATTCTAAGAATCCAGGAGGCACATTTTTCAAGGTGATGGCTTCAGACTGTAGGAAGACCGCCTACAGAGAGATGGTAGGCTACTCCACTCCTTTCAAACACATGTGGGATGCCCTTCCTCGCACAGCTAACAGCTAAATCCCTAAATATctccccaaatccaacttacctCCCTCCAGGGACCTTCTCTGGATGTACGCCCCTAGTAGACAGAGCTGAGCTCTTCAGCCTTTTACAGGAGACCAACTTGTCCAGATTCACTGAACAGACAGGGAGTCTCACTTTTCCCTTCTTACAGAGAGCCCAGCCCAGAACCTGGCTTCCAGGGACTGCCCTCATCTGCTCAGGAAAGACCACAGCACAGAACCTGGAGTCTTATGGACCTGAGCCTGAATGTATGAACATCTGGTCCAATCAGGAGAGAACTGAGGTTCTCTGATTTTCAGGAGACCTCAACCCGGGACAGTCTAGATACAGACTTCAGAGATGCCAGACATGTttattccccctttcctcctcttcctccatgaccacctcttcttcatcctcttcatcttcttcttcctcctcctttctctccttcccctcctcctccttttcctcttctcctccttattctttttttttcctccctccctcctccctctcctcaccccaccttattctttttgagacagtgagtCACTATGCATCCTTGGCTGGCctaggactcacagagatccacttgccactgcttcccgagtgctgggaataagggcatgtgctaccacatctggcttcccAGACACTTTCAAGGATTACCTGCCGTCCCTGCCAATATTTCTTCTTCCCACAATCTTGGCACCTCTGTCAATTCCTGCTCAACCCAAGCCCAGGTGTGCCTGGCAAGCCATGAATGTGTCAGGTATAGCCTaaggactgaggcaggaagagagtcTTTGAGGCTGGAGAAGAGTAGCCTGACCATATGACGATCTGAGGGCTCACAGAGGAACATGGAGACCCTGACTGGGCTGTGCCTAGGCGTGCTGTGAGTCACATTTCCAAGTCCTTGGGGGCAGGGGCAACTCCTTGGAGTTTCTTCTATGGAAGGTGGTCCTGAAGAAGGCTGGACCTGTGCCCTAGACCGAGGATGGCATGACTCTGGTCCCCCACCCCATGATCCCTGCTGCTTTGAGCCTAATCTTTGGGATTGTCTGGTTTCCCAAAAGGAGTTTGCACATCCAAGAGGAAGTATGGTATTCCTCAGTCTTCTTTCCCCTGGGTCTCTCATTATTTGGGGATAACCTAAGGATCAGGATCAAGGATATCTGGATGCTAATTCTCCTTGGTTCTTCACTCTGTAGGCCCCTCTGCATCTGATAACGCAATTGATGGTGCTGAGGCTGTGAAAAGAACATTGCACACACTGCTCTATCCTGGGGCTACAAAACGGGTCTGGAGGCCAGGGAACACACCAGTGTCTGGGTGACAGCGGTAATAGCCTTTGTCATTTCCCTATTGGTCATAAGGCAACTATCTGAGGTCATAGCCTTTCAAAATACTTCTCTCTGGCCCTCCCTCACTGGCCTGCTGCTTCCTACAGCCCACCCAAGTTAGATTCCCCAAGCACGGCTCCATTAGCAGGAGAGCCTGCCTTAGGAGGATACATTATGGAGTCAGAGGCCAGTAAACCTCCAAATAAAAATCCTGGCTCTCTCCTCACTCTGTGGGGCTGTAAAAAAGTAGCTTCTTCTCTCTGACTCTGAGTTTTTAATTCCTCTATGTAGAGGACAAATCAGAGGCTTGGGAGGAGAGACAGATGTCAGCAAGTCTGGACTCTTATTAACTAGCCCGGGCTCTTATTAACTATGCTCCTTGGGGGCTGTGGGCATTGTCTTCAGGATCAAGGAAGGATGCTGATTTTCAGCCAACTCATGCAGAACTCTTCTGCTGGACCTGGGATCTGAGAACCCAAGAGAATGGAGCAGACTACAGTCTGACGCTATAGACAACCTTACTTTAGATTCAGTGTGCTTTTATGTGCAAATGTAACAAAAGAAAGCAATGCCCCAAAGAAGATTGTTTGAGTTCAGAAAAATGTGATCAGAAAAACCTGTAAATAAGCACCAGCAAGCACACACTAAATATTAACAGAGTAGCTCTTTCCCAGAACTTTCTCAGAACAGGCCAATTGCCTGGCACCTACTATAGATTATATCTGGGAAAGCACAAAATCAATGCAGAAGGCCAGATTCAGATTCAGAGCCCCCAGATCAGATTAGGTTCTATAgatgccttctgacatccagccAGAATAAGTGTGTCTTATGAGTGGAAAGTAAAGGTTTTCCCAGGAACAatccagggaacaaaatacaccAGGCTCTCTGCTTCTTCTCCCGGAGCCTCTCTCAGTTCCCCAAGGGGTTGTTCACCACGCCTCATTCTTCTGACCAACAGGGGGCAGCTTAGAGGGCACAATACCACCTGGGAAGAGGATCCACAGGGCAAGGAAAACCCAAGGCACCGAAGAGATAAAGGACTGGTAGGAAGGAAGGTCTGTGTGCCAGGgcggggaagagggaggagattGGTGCTATCTCCAAGAAGCAGGATTCATGTCCCCTTCAGAGCCTCTTCTTGTCCTTGTTGTGGTCCTAGGAACTAGATACACTGGGCTAGGAATGAGTGTAGAGATGGTAAGTAGCAGGTTAAAATGCCAAGGTGGGCGAACAACGGGGCTACAACCAGATTAGGGAAGGAGCTTGGACCACAGTAAACCCCGCTCCCCCAGAGACCCCCCTCCCAGAAGAGCAGGAACTCCCACAGAATAACCAGTCAGCAGAGCATCATCATGGGCGTCTTCTGGGCTGCTCCAAGCTCCAAGTTATTTCTTGGTAGAAGATGCCCATGCTACTACGCACACTAAAATTGTGACAACTCTAAGCTCCAGCTCACTAATCTCTGAGTGGACATTAGAGGCCTGGAGTTCGTGCCTGGACAGAGACAAGGGAGCATCTGCTGGGTGTTTGTTGGGTGCTGATTGGTGATTTATGGATGGTCATGTTCCAAATGCTCATGGAAGACAGGATAGGAATTACAAATGTGATAAATGAGCAACTGTAAAGACGACAAAGAATACTGAGTATTAAGCAGAGGACTCGCTTACCTACACTGCGAAAAactcaagcaaaaccaaaaacaagctAGGCATTTGGTGGGATGGGGGTGCTgggggaagaggcaggtggatttctgagttccaggccagcctggtctacagagtgagttccagggcaatcagggctataccgagaaaccctgtctcaataacaaacaaacagacaaatgaatCCCCGCCCCAACAGCAACcgttgtgtttataaaaagattaaagagagagaaggaatatatTTTGGCAGAggtgtagtcaggtatgggggaagggggtgcctctgcaggcccatgctgagatatcccttccccctgagggatcaGCCACAggatagtatagtatagaataatttattcagggcatgggaggggaaTTAGGAGGGTGGTagagacacagaaaggcagagagagagagagagagagagagagagagagagagggagagagagagagaggagaggagagcacgggcagagagagagcagagagagagagagagagagagagagaggagaaggaagagaagaggaatagAGAACAGAGGAGTAGGAGTAGAGGCTGGCTATGAGCATGTGGAAGGCGGGTGGGGACAAGAGGACAGAGAgcagcaagaaggcaagagagagaggaggggcgagCAGCCCCTTGTATAGTGAGtgaggcacacctggctgttgccaagtagttgtggggcggagcttagacaaaatgctaacaacaacaacaacaacaacaaaacaaacaaaaaaccccacccaaCCAAACACACCTCCATTCAAGACAAAAATGAGACTTGCCCAGAAATAAACACCACTAAAAGGTCGACTGTTACTGACAAGCCTGtcggtgagtgtgtgtgtctgagactGAGCCTCTGTGAGGCTAAACCTATTAGGTTGTGTGTCTGCAGTGCAAGCCTGTGCCTGTCCCATGTCTGGAGGAGCAGTCTTGTCCTGCAGCGCCTCCTGGTGtccacaccacacagacacataacccATTCACCATTCACTGCCCAGTTACAGATGTTTTTCATAGAGGTGTCAGCAGCCAGGATACAGTCTGACAGAGAAGCTACGAGTGAAGGAATGAAGCTCACGGATGGGATAGGGAAGACAAGGTTAAGATATTAAGAAGTCGATCCAAATGCAGATTTATTTTGAATGTGTGCTGGGTATTAAATAGTCCCTCTTATATGCTGAGCAGATGTCCTAATAACGGGGTAACCCCTCCTCAACCTCAAAATCCAGATGTTTTAAGGGAACGATACACTGCTTCTTGAAAAGGACACAAgtctactctgcaaacctgtggCCTAAGTGGGTGCTGTAGGGGCTGTGCTGACTGCTGAACCAGTCCCCAAACACTTGGTCCTGACCTTTGCCACAGTGTCCTGGTGGGTCCCATGAGGGCCATGCAGGGCCTTGCTGTGGTTGCTTTCTGCTACTGGGGTGAGGGAGGAACTCTTGGCCTTTGTCTATAAGACTGGAAGCCAGGCCCTGTAGACAAAGACTGTTATCTCTTGAGGGTGAGCTTAGCGAATTCTGTTCTGCTTTGTGTGAAATCACAGACCAGTCAGCCGAGAGAAGGTCCTGGGTAGAGATAAGGTTCGTTCTAATCTAGAGCCCCCTATATCCTATTTCCACCTCACCAGAACTCTGCCTTTGGAGATCACCTTCCTGGCCAGGGTGGACAGCCATGGGGGATGGAGCATTAGATTGGTGCCTGAAGGGTCTGGGTTCAAATCTAGAATCCACAGATCCACCAGTCATAGATTCCATCTGTCACTCCTAGCCTCTAGGTCCTGCCTAATCTTGCCATAGTTGTCTACCTTCATTTTCAGAGACCTTCCCTGGGAGGGACAAAGACTCAgacacagacagtgggagctcaTGGTGGACTGGGTTCTAATGGGTGCACACAGcttagagaaggcagaggaggttTCTCAGGAGAATGGATCCTCTGAAGAGCTTGGTTAATGTGCTGGACCTCACCATACAGCAAGGGTTCAAGGCACTTTAGGAAGAAGCAGGGGTTTGTGCAAGGATCTGTAAGTAGAAACCAGAGTGGTAACAGTCAGTAGTCCACCATACTGGTCTGGCAGTGGCTGATGCTTTAAGAAACATGGGCTCATAGCAGCCTGGTCCAGGCTAACGTCTCTgggcagaaacagaaagaaggtcCAGTTGTATGGTGGGACTCCACTATTCTTGGGTTGGCCCCAGTCAGGAAGGTCCAGGTAGATCTGGCCTCAGAGCTCCTCAGGAACtttcctgctcctctgctctcGGTGCCATTCTTGAATTTTTCTGGGAAGTGTCTCTGTCCAGAACTGTAGTCGACCCTTCTTTAGCTTCACCCCAGTCCGTGGTTCTAGATCAATCTCTAAATATTGTTCTAAGTGGTTTAATTGGGGCCAAGAAGGCAGCCCCTTGCCATTGGGGTTCCTGGGTGGGAAGAATGATTGAGAACCAAAGGTTGATTCCATGCCCTGGGTAGATGCAGATAGACCCAAAGCCTGGCATGGGTAACCTACTCACCCTGTGTGTGCAAACTGGCTCCACTGGGCCATCATGGTCAGGCTCAGCTGCTTCTCTTCCTCGGTGGCCTCTGGGAAGGCTGGTGGGAGGGACAAATCGGGTTCAGAGTCAGGAGAGCCTTAGACTATGCCCAAAGGTCCCTGGTGCTGGCTGGAGACCTCTTTTCCCTAAAGACCATCTTGGAGAATGGTAGCTTAGGAACgggatgtctgtctgtccttaCCCAGGAGGGAACTCTGGTCAGTGAGGAAAGGACCTCCGAAAACAAAGGCATTCTCAGACGCATGGTCAGCCTTcacccaggctggcttgaacttcGCAAAAGAACTGGGTGTATGCTGGAACTCGTACAAGAAAACAGGGCACCCAGCATCTGCAGAGAAGGCAGGATTCGTGTTAGGTGCCCACAGCTCAATCAGGGCGCCTGGCAGCACAAGCTTGGAATGACATACATCTTCATCAGAAGAATGGTGCAAACTGGAGATGGACGGCAAGCCTTCCTGACAGTGCTTGGTGGATGTTGTTGCTTTTTAAAGACAACATTTCATATAGCCTAGGCAGTCCTCGAACCTACtatatagccaaagatgaccttgaactcctgatcctaccATCTCcagtttctgagtgctgggatgaaagtcaCCACACCTGGTGACTGGCATGGCGTATCATTTGTTTTGAGACTTAGGATGAGCTTTAGAACAGCAGTTCCCAACTTGTGGGCCAAGACCCCTTtcgggtcacatatcagatatcatgcacatcagatatttatattatgattcataatcgtagcaaaattacggttatgaagcagcaactgaataattttatggttgggggcagGAGGGTCACCACACCAcaaggagctgtattaaagggtcacagtgttaacAGCGGTCACACCGCCGCTTTTGATTAACATTCCAGATGTTCCCACTTTACAAGTGACGATTGTGAGGACCTCTGCATCTTGCCTGAAGTCACAAGGTTAAGAATTTGGGCCCATTATAGGACAGTGTCAGGTTCAGGGGAAGCGCTGAATTGCCTGTGGGCTGACTAAATCTTAGAGACAGAGTTAGTAATGGGCTTGCTGACTGACCTTTGATAAGTCACTTTAACTCTCTCAACTTCTGTTTCATCTGCATGATGTCCTGCCTGAGGTACCACCTGCTTCTGTGATGGACTTGAAGGTGGTTGTTGTAGGGTATGGGACGTACAGCATCAAGGGGGACTCTATACCCACTGGTAGCTAAGTCACTTGTGATGCTACAGGGAAGGCAGGGTAGGTGGCATGGGCTGGCTTACCTTGAAGGTATTTTGAGAAGTTCAAGGTGGGAATGACCAACGAGATATCACCCAGCAATTCCTGGTAGGCATACCTTGTAGCTGATATGTCTGAGCCATTGTCTAGGTATTCATCTATGACGGTGGGCATGATCTCAGGGGGTACTTCCTGGGGTGAGAGGTCAGATCACACAGCTTTTGTAGATCTCCCACAGATTCCCCACACCCTCCTCTCTAGATTCTTTCACACCCTGGGGATCATGGTCCAGCGGGTAGCCATCcacttccctgcctccctgggtACTTTATTAATAGATCGTGTTGAGATAGGACAAGCTCAGGGTAGCCCGGTGGCCACTGTTTATCTGCCCCACTTCAAGCAGGTGTTTGGATTACAGAGAAAGTCAATGCTTGCCTTGTAAGTTGTTTGGAAGCCTATGTGAAGTCTGCAACAGAGAGTGTGGTAATTAATCAGGAAGAAGGACTGAATGGGGGGTAACACACAATTCCAGAGAGCAGTGATAAAGTTGTATGACAGACAGGGCTCTGGGGTTTCCaaagaagagaacacacaagacaCCGTGTGGTATCTGGGTAGTTCTTCATATGCAATCTCTCTGGGAGATCTCAGGTGGGCAGGACGCATCATCTCCGTTTGATGTGGGCTCAGAGGGAttggggcggggggcggggggactGGACAAACAAGCAGGGCTGGGATCTGtacttttcctgcctcagcttcctgagtgctgggatgatagtGCACAGTCACCACTCCTGGTTTCTTTAGTTTCGATGGAATTAAGACTTGGGCCAGGAGATTTAGTGGCCAGTGAGCAGCGTTGGGAGTGGATCAGAGACTGCTGTACTAGGTGCCCAgaaatccctccctccttccttttgccTTACCATACGGGCCAAGTAGGGCCTTAAAATCTCCAACATGTCCTCCCTGCTCAAATGTTCCAACATATCCAGGGTATTCCAGAACTGTGGGGACAGAATAGCTCAGTCACTGACCTTCGCCCTCAGGCTTGAGCAAGAGGACATCCCTAGGCCAGTGTGCACAAACTCGTGATAGAGCTGTGGGTAGACTTGTGATTGGTGAGAGTGGAGGTTGCCTAGGACAGTGGCGTTGCATACAGTGCTCAGAGGTTAAtggcggggctggagaggtggctcagtggttaagagcactgactgctcttccgaaggtcctgagttcaagtcccagcatggtagctcacagccatctgtaatgagatctgactccctcttctggagtatctaaagaaagctacagtgtatttgcatataataaatccaccaatcaaaaaaagaaagaaaagaggttaATGGAAGTGCCAGCATGGAGGATGATAGTTACTCAatatgtttcttcttcttttgtatctctttgtatatgtgtttgtgtacatacatgtgtatgtttgtgtggacGTGTTTGTAtgctcatgtatgtatgtgttttgtgcgcatgcgtgtgtttatatatatatatatatatatgtgtgtgtgtgtgtgtgtgtgtgtgtgtgtgtgtgtgtgtaagtaagaTGTTAATGCTGGTTGTTTTTCTCAATCTCTTTCCACCTTATTTTGTGAGCCAGGTCTCTTACAGAACCTGGAGCTGGTCAGTTTGGCTACACTGGCTGAGCAGTGAGCTCCGGCTCCaggaatccttctgcctctatctccctaGCATTGGGGTTATAGGtgtctagcaccatgcctgagtTTTTTTATGGTGTGccagggatggagctcaggtccCTCATGGTTCACCTCAGAACCTCAAGGGCTCTAGGTAAAAACATCACAAGTTGCCTGGTATGTTGGCTCATGCAattccagcactcgagaggctgaggtgggaggctGGCTttaagtttgaagtcagcctggattACACAGTGAGTTTTAAGGTAGCCAGACTACCAAacaagaccctgcttcaaaacaagaaacaaacaaagacctCAGGCAATTGGGTCAAGTGTTGACTTTATATGTTacaggaatttttgtttttgagatactAGCTCATGCTATAGTCTCTCAGGCTGGTCTCAGGCTCGagaccctcctacctctgctgCCTGAGTGGATTACAGGAGCATGCGGTGCCTGGCTTAGATGATGTAGCTTTAAGAGCACCTGTCGTCTGAGTCCTTGAGTTCAGTCACGAAAGCTACTTGAACTTCTTTGCCTCAGTTTTCTAATCTGTGAATGATACATGAGAATGACCTGTGTCCTAGAGTCATTGTGGGACTGAGTTCATGTATGTTCACGTCCTGGCGCAGAGAAGCTGATTTTTATGGTGGACTAACTTTCAACAGGGCAACAAgaagacttttcttttcttttcttttcttttcgtttcttttcttctctctccctctctccctccctccctccctccctccctccctccctccctccctccctccccctatctctcctgtttcttttttgacAGCATCATGCCACTAGAGCAGAATGCTGTGAGCTCCAGGGGTCCACACTAGAGCTGCTCAAGCCACAAAGTGAAGAAGCACTATGGGACCCTCCTCTGTGAGAGGCTTCAGCCACTGAAAACAACTGACAGGCTCAGGGGCAGGCTTGGGGGCAGAGTACCTGGCTGGCGGTACTCTGTGGGAGGACCTGTGTTTGGTCTTTAGAGTcgtgggagggagagaaaagtcTCTCTGAAGATGGGTTGGAAGCGAAAATAGCGGATGAAGCAAAGCGCCCAGGAATACAGCGCAGCAGAGCCACTCTTCCGGGCTCTCTGTACCCAGACTAGAGTAGAAGACATCTAACTCCAGGGGCTTAAAGCTGCCTGAAACTTGGGAGTCTTAGCCTCTCAGGCACAGAGTCAGACTCCTCACTTGCTTAGAGCAGGTTATATTAACCAGTCACTATCAAGAATGTACTGTGGGTTAGCACTTCCCTGAAGATCAACTTGGCAAAAGCTGGGAGggtacagggtttctctgtatagccctggctatcctggaactcactctacaccaggttggcctcgaactcagaaatccacctgcctttgcctcccagagtgctgggattacaggcgtgcgccaccaccgcccggctaggctGGGTCTTCAATACAGGAACATTTGCTTGGTGAAAAGGAAGCTTGTTGGCTTTGATTCTCAGCTTTCTCACCTGCCAAAATGGGAATGACCGGAGTGCTCAGGCCATGGCTACTGTGCTGTGGTATAGAGAAGGCCATGTGGGCGTGGTCTCGAAGAGCACAGGTGCCAAAGGTCACTCACCCTAGGTAGGAGCCAGCCAAACTCATGGTTGGTGACTCCCAAGAGGTAGGGCACAGTGGGGAATCGCTGGTCTGCTAGGAGCTTCTCCGGCCtttctgggaagaaggaatcatTGATTGTGTAGGAATTGTTCACGTTTGTCTGCAGGAAAGAGCAAGACAGAAGTCTGCTGATTCCATAGGAACGGAACAGGCTGGTTCTGCACCATGTCATCACCCCCCATCAGAAGACATACGTGCGTAATAaggtcctttccttccttctgcagCAAACACTGTACCAGCTCGGCTGGGGATCCGGAGCTACAATCCACAGAATTGGCAAAGTTCTGGGGACAGTCAGAAGAACATTGCCACTCAGACACATATCCTTCGCCTCCGGAGTCCTGCTCCCTGTACTGAGCTGTGGTGACACTGGTTGGGTCCACGGCTAGCTGGAGAGACCTGCTACCAACCCAAAAGGCTGATCCCTTTCCAGTGTCTCCTTCTATGACCTTTTCTAGTTCAGTAATAGTTTGAGGCACTTATAAGACCTTGCACGGCCATGTCTGAcaggggatggaaggaaggggTGCTGAGTCTGGAGCAGGGAGAGCCAAGATGGCttccagagagacagaggaggcctGGAATTTGTGGTAAGAAAAATCTCTCCCCTCCATGGTGAGGTGAGGG of the Apodemus sylvaticus chromosome 21, mApoSyl1.1, whole genome shotgun sequence genome contains:
- the Ces3 gene encoding carboxylesterase 3 isoform X1, whose protein sequence is MTNMGTTVRAGSSVLAWVACLLLAFPTTVTGHKVTQPEVDTPLGRVRGRQVSVKDTDRVVNVFLGIPFAQAPVGPLRFSAPLPPQPWEGVRDGSINPPMCLQNVEKMSGSRFTLNEKLQIFPISEDCLILNIYSPTETTAGTKKPVMVWIHGGSMVVGSATSQDGSALAAYGDVVVVTVQYRLGIFGFLSTGEKHMPGNRAFLDVVAALRWVQGNIASFGGDPNCVTIFGNSAGGIIVSSLLLSPMSAGLFHRAISQSGVVTTKMMKELNAWPEAQNFANSVDCSSGSPAELVQCLLQKEGKDLITHTNVNNSYTINDSFFPERPEKLLADQRFPTVPYLLGVTNHEFGWLLPRFWNTLDMLEHLSREDMLEILRPYLARMEVPPEIMPTVIDEYLDNGSDISATRYAYQELLGDISLVIPTLNFSKYLQDAGCPVFLYEFQHTPSSFAKFKPAWVKADHASENAFVFGGPFLTDQSSLLAFPEATEEEKQLSLTMMAQWSQFAHTGNPNGKGLPSWPQLNHLEQYLEIDLEPRTGVKLKKGRLQFWTETLPRKIQEWHREQRSRKVPEEL